A genome region from Prinia subflava isolate CZ2003 ecotype Zambia chromosome 12, Cam_Psub_1.2, whole genome shotgun sequence includes the following:
- the MRPL58 gene encoding large ribosomal subunit protein mL62, translating to MAAHALRGLCRPRPGLALLCARSSQWAGTEYRSSHSLDKLYPPRQDGTATRATEELQPPVLDIPLARLTVSYSRSSGPGGQNVNKVNSKAEVRFHLASADWIPEAVRQKMALMHKNRINRAGELIVTSEESRYQMRNLAICLEKIRTMVTEATEKPKVVSKETTQKLIERVEKMNRERLRQKKIHSTIKQSRKADFD from the exons ATGGCGGCGCACGCGCTGCGGGGCCTGTGCCGGCCGCGGCCGGGGCTGGCGCTTCTGTGCGCGCGGTCCTCGCAGTGGGCCGGCACCGAGTACCGGAGCTCCCACAGCCTGGACAAGCTGTACCCTCCGCGGCAGGACGGAACCGCCACCCGCGCCACG gaggagctgcagccgcCCGTCCTCGACATCCCCCTGG CTCGCCTGACCGTGTCCTACAGCCGGAgcagcggccccggcgggcAGAACGTTAATAAAG TGAATTCCAAGGCGGAGGTCCGGTTCCACCTGGCATCAGCTGACTGGATTCCCGAAGCTGTGAGACAAAAAATGGCTCTGATG cACAAGAATAGGATAAACCGGGCTGGTGAGTTGATTGTGACCTCGGAGGAGAGTCGCTACCAAATGAGGAATCTGGCGATTTGCCTGGAGAAAATCCGGACCATGGTCACGGAGGCGACCGAGAAACCCAAGGTGGTGTCTAAGGAGACAACTCAGAAACTCATAGAGAG ggtAGAAAAAATGAACCGTGAACGGCTACGACAGAAGAAAATCCACTCAACTAtaaaacagagcaggaaggcAGATTTTGACTGA